The genomic stretch TGCAGCACATGAAGCTCTATGGTGTCGACGATGAGATCATCATGAGCGGGGCGAACCTAAGCGAAGATTACTTTACGAATAGACAAGATCGATACCATTTATTCCGGTCGAAGGAACTAACCGACTACTTTGCTAAAATTCACGATGGCGTCGCGAAGCTCAGTTTCGACGTGCAGCCAAGCAACAAAGAAGGCAGCGGAGGCTACATGATGGACTGGCCAAAATCAAATGTCGCGCCCTCTCCCCTCGATTCACCATCAAAATACAAAGATGCTGCAGCAAAACATCTCGCTCCTCTCCTGACACCTGCAAACTCCCCCACGACCCCATCCtcaccatcaccatcaccatcaaCAACAGCAATCTACCCCATTCTCTCCCTCGTCCCCCTCATCCCCACCTCAACTGAACTCCCCGCTCTTACAAGCATCCTAACCCACCTAACCACACCTCCCTTCCAAAATTCCTCCTGGACCTTCACCGCCGGCTACTTCAACATGACGCCTTCCTTCCGTCGCCTACTCCTATCCACTCGCCCCCGCCACCGGCACCGTGCTCACCGCCCACCCGCATGCAAATGGCTTCTACGGCAGCAAAGGCGTCAGCGGCATGTTACCAGCCGCATACACACACCTCGCCAAATCATTCCTGCGAAGAGTCAAGTATGAGGGCTTGAGCGAGAACGTGGTGCTGAAGGAGTGGAAGAAGGGTATGGTGGGCGAGAAGGATGGGTGGACATATCATGCAAAGGGGCTTTGGGTTACTTTTCCCTCGTCCgcttcctcctcctcttcaacAACACCACCGCCACCGTCCTCGGCTCCTGGGGAGAAGGCATCTCAAGACCCCAGTTTGGCAGTCATCGGCTCCTCGAATTACACAAAACGCGCGTACCGACTCGATCTAGAAGCCAACGTCGTCATTGCTACCACAGACCCTGGCCTGAGGAGACGGTTGGCACAAGAGGTGGAGTGGTTGGGGAAATATGCACGGGCTGTTGATGAGAAGGTTTTTGAGACACCGGAGCGGAAAGTTGGACTTGATGTGAGGTTGGCTATGTGGGCTGTTCGTGTGCTTGGGGGGTGCTTTGTAGATGAACGTTTTTTGGGTGGACAATGGTGACTTGTGTTATAGATGTATATCTCCTACCAAAATATTAGAATTGATATGATATTAACGTGTATCATCAAAATTTCCTGTTCGATCTTGTATTTCTGTTTATATTCGGAATTAAGAAATGTTATTTATCTACAAAACATGGGTATCTGTGCAGAAGAGTTGGAGAGAGAGGGGAGTAAGAAGCAagataaagaagaagaagaataTACCAGATCTCAGCTCGCTGCGCTGCTAACTGCCCCTGACTTCTGCTTCCTTTGTATTGCCCATTCAGTTATTCATCAGTGGCCCAGCGGCCCAGCAGTTGCGAGTGGCTCGCCAAACCACCAACCCTCGATCGCC from Pyrenophora tritici-repentis strain M4 chromosome 1, whole genome shotgun sequence encodes the following:
- a CDS encoding CDP-diacylglycerol-glycerol-3-phosphate 3-phosphatidyltransferase, which codes for MAASTPQSQASMLATITSDLDRIAPRFEMRPEQIEIIQTPAEFYETLKSKISKAKYRIYLSTLYIGKTEHELISTIRTALHDNPNLHVSFLTDALRGTRETPDPCSASLMSPLISEFGPGRVEVRLYHTPNLTGLRKSYIPKRINEGWGLQHMKLYGVDDEIIMSGANLSEDYFTNRQDRYHLFRSKELTDYFAKIHDGVAKLSFDVQPSNKEGSGGYMMDWPKSNVAPSPLDSPSKYKDAAAKHLAPLLTPANSPTTPSSPSPSPSTTAIYPILSLVPLIPTSTELPALTSILTHLTTPPFQNSSWTFTAGYFNMTPSFRRLLLSTRPRHRHRAHRPPACKWLLRQQRRQRHVTSRIHTPRQIIPAKSQV